From a single Oxalobacter vibrioformis genomic region:
- a CDS encoding FG-GAP repeat protein — protein sequence MKRLCGFLLFAFLFSSAVAQTRFTLPGVSENYLAEISVICKKDECGGPGEIKLFSKKTGKLFQTFHSDDLFFFPSADGQPSVSVVELYGEQSVLIFDDFNFDGHEDIAIRNGNESGYGGPSYDVYVYNITRKKFMPSEELTALAHDNLGMFHVDHQRKRLVTFSKSGCCWHLATEYEVVPGKGLLKVYEFEEAMTASGDMIEVTARTLVNGQWVIESKRVPTAAYYPDETAEKP from the coding sequence GTGAAACGCCTGTGTGGTTTTCTTCTCTTTGCCTTTCTCTTCAGTTCTGCGGTTGCCCAAACGCGCTTTACGCTGCCAGGGGTATCTGAAAATTACCTGGCTGAAATTTCAGTCATCTGCAAAAAAGATGAATGCGGTGGACCGGGTGAAATCAAACTGTTCAGCAAAAAAACCGGAAAACTGTTCCAGACTTTTCACTCCGATGATCTTTTTTTCTTTCCATCCGCCGATGGTCAGCCGTCGGTCAGTGTCGTTGAGCTTTATGGCGAACAGAGTGTCCTGATTTTTGACGATTTCAATTTTGACGGCCATGAGGATATCGCCATCCGGAACGGCAACGAGTCAGGATACGGCGGGCCATCCTACGATGTGTACGTCTACAACATCACCCGGAAAAAATTCATGCCCAGCGAAGAACTGACCGCACTGGCCCATGACAATCTCGGGATGTTTCATGTCGACCACCAGCGAAAACGGCTTGTCACGTTCAGCAAGTCGGGCTGCTGCTGGCATCTCGCCACAGAATATGAAGTCGTGCCGGGCAAAGGCCTGCTCAAGGTTTATGAATTCGAGGAAGCGATGACCGCTTCCGGTGACATGATTGAAGTCACCGCCCGCACCCTCGTGAACGGGCAATGGGTCATTGAGTCAAAACGTGTCCCGACGGCAGCATACTATCCGGATGAAACAGCGGAAAAACCCTAG